The following nucleotide sequence is from Roseivirga sp. BDSF3-8.
AATGGTGTCGTCTTCAGTGGTCTCGTAGTTTGCTTCCAGGTCACCATTGGCAATTTGCCCGGCAAACCTGATATTGTTTTCTGTATTGCTCACCTGACCTTCGAGTTGGTGAAGCTGCACAGCCTCTTTATAGGTATTTTTCCTAAGCCGCTCAGCCCACCAGCCACAAATAAATACCTGGACTACGAATAAGCCGTAGTGAAAGGCAAGGGTACTCATACTTATGTAGTCTAATTGACTGAAGTAAATGGCCGTATTGCCAGTATTCTGCATATAGGCAAATGCGGTATGGTGTACGACCACAATCAGTGTCAGGGGGATAAGTACACGATAATCCTGGTACAGGATCATGATCGTAACTATGATGAAAAGCGTAAAATGCATTTCAAAAAGCCCGTGCATCTGATAAATATATTGCGCCCCGAATATGGCGAACACGCTGGAGGTAACATAGCGGTGTATCGCGCTATCAGCTATAGTGGCCCTGGTAAGTAAGTAGGCGGCGAGATTTAATCCCCCCACGCCCAGGCCAACTGCCCAGGTATCGTAGTAAAATGATAACAGCACCCCACCTACAAAAAATGCTCCTACAAAATAGGCGATAATACTGTCTGCATCTCTGTAAATGGATTTTTTGATCTGGTCTAACGTTTCTTTTGGCAAACGATGTTCGTGAGATTGCATTTTAGCGTACTCCATTGTTTAATATTTTAAAAATCTGACCTCTTAAAAGGATAAGTCCCAGAAATCCAGCGCAGTTGCCGGGTTATCTGATGGCAACTGACAACCATACGCCCGATAGGCGAGGGGGCCAAAGTAAGGAATGTCCTTACCGGCGATGAGTGAGTCGAGTGCCATTTGCGTATAGTTAGAGCCAGTTACTGTACAGTATCTGGATTTATTGTAGTTTCCTCGGAAATAGATATGCCCTTCCTTATCCAGAAGCACAGCCTGAGGTGTGGCGTAAACCCCGCATGCTTCGGCAATTTTACCATCGTGATCAAACAGCGTCGGCACTTGTAAATCATATCCGGCAAAAGCCACCCGGGCGTCTTTTTCTTCCAGATCCTGCAGGACTACTTTGAAGTCTACCTTGTCTCCGTATGATAATGCAAGCGTTCTGAAATGCTCGAAATTGAATTTGGAACAGGGGCAATGGGGGTTGAAGAAATGGAGAAGAGTCGGTCTATCCGTAGAAAGAGCCAATTCTTCAAGGCTCACTTCCTCACCCATATCCAGCGGCTGATAGTGTGCGGGGACTGGGGTAGGTTGTGAATATTTTAGGTCTGTTTGCCAGAAGATATATCCGATGGCGGAAAATATGCTGACAAGAA
It contains:
- a CDS encoding TlpA family protein disulfide reductase, which codes for MKTLIVGLVLVSIFSAIGYIFWQTDLKYSQPTPVPAHYQPLDMGEEVSLEELALSTDRPTLLHFFNPHCPCSKFNFEHFRTLALSYGDKVDFKVVLQDLEEKDARVAFAGYDLQVPTLFDHDGKIAEACGVYATPQAVLLDKEGHIYFRGNYNKSRYCTVTGSNYTQMALDSLIAGKDIPYFGPLAYRAYGCQLPSDNPATALDFWDLSF